In the Leptolyngbya sp. SIO1E4 genome, one interval contains:
- a CDS encoding mechanosensitive ion channel, with the protein MVSLSHSPVNDWVFAPLETPPILAQGNSAPMESFLNEMSGTLGNFLPSLVWAIVLLIVGWILATVAAAVVKGILKRTTLDNRLTNIIMGQDPDQSVPVEQWVATAVYWVIMAFALVAFLNALNLEVVSQPLNDFLQQIFQYLPRIGGAAILLAVAWATATLVKILLTQGLSRFNLDDRLAQQMGEERSSFVLNETIGNILYWFIFLLFLPLILSALDLPGLLEPVEALIDQFLQAIPRIVTAGIIFIVGWFIARIARDIVANLLKATQADQLGSRFGLSADESQEGIALSQLAGTIVYVLILIPTAVAALNELDIEAISGPAVSMLERILQAVPQVLMAGVVLVAFYVIGRFVADLVTSVLRSLGFDNILNILGLPELTPPEAEPTINAEGQPEVRIESATTTPSEFVGLIALVGIVLFGAVTATEILQFETLTNTVQAILRVSARVLSGVVVFAVGLYFANLAFRLIRNMGGSQANFLAQAARIALITLVGAMGLQQMGVATDIVNLAFGLLLGAVAVAIAIAFGLGGRDIASEQIREWLNAFKQGQ; encoded by the coding sequence ATGGTCAGTCTTTCTCATTCACCTGTAAATGACTGGGTGTTCGCCCCCCTGGAGACACCCCCCATACTGGCCCAAGGCAATTCTGCTCCCATGGAAAGTTTCCTGAATGAAATGAGCGGAACCCTTGGCAATTTTTTGCCAAGTTTGGTTTGGGCGATTGTCCTCTTGATTGTTGGCTGGATTCTTGCGACAGTTGCAGCCGCTGTGGTTAAAGGCATTCTCAAGCGCACAACGCTTGATAACCGCCTGACCAATATCATCATGGGTCAAGATCCCGACCAGAGCGTGCCCGTTGAGCAGTGGGTTGCAACTGCTGTTTATTGGGTCATTATGGCCTTTGCCCTGGTGGCTTTTTTGAATGCCCTCAACCTGGAGGTCGTCTCTCAGCCACTCAATGACTTTTTGCAGCAAATCTTCCAGTACTTACCCCGAATTGGAGGGGCGGCTATTTTGTTGGCCGTCGCTTGGGCAACCGCGACACTCGTAAAAATTCTCCTAACTCAGGGACTGTCCAGATTCAATCTAGACGATCGCCTGGCGCAGCAGATGGGAGAAGAGCGCAGTTCATTTGTGCTCAATGAAACCATTGGCAACATCCTTTACTGGTTTATCTTCCTGCTGTTTTTGCCGCTGATCTTGAGTGCCCTAGATTTACCGGGGCTCCTAGAGCCGGTGGAGGCACTGATTGATCAGTTCTTGCAGGCGATTCCCCGCATTGTCACAGCCGGGATTATTTTTATCGTCGGCTGGTTTATTGCCCGCATTGCGCGCGATATTGTCGCCAACCTGCTGAAGGCAACCCAGGCTGATCAACTTGGCAGTCGATTTGGCCTCTCTGCCGATGAATCTCAAGAGGGCATTGCCCTTTCTCAATTAGCGGGCACCATTGTTTACGTTCTAATTTTGATCCCGACTGCAGTTGCAGCGCTGAATGAGTTAGATATTGAAGCTATCTCGGGCCCTGCCGTCTCGATGCTAGAGCGGATCTTGCAGGCTGTGCCTCAGGTCTTAATGGCGGGTGTGGTGCTGGTTGCTTTTTATGTTATCGGTCGGTTTGTGGCAGATCTGGTTACGAGTGTTCTGCGTAGCCTCGGATTCGATAACATCCTGAACATTTTAGGATTACCTGAATTAACTCCGCCGGAGGCTGAGCCCACTATTAATGCAGAGGGGCAGCCTGAAGTTCGGATTGAATCAGCCACGACGACGCCCTCTGAATTTGTGGGGTTGATTGCTTTAGTCGGCATCGTCTTATTTGGCGCCGTAACCGCAACAGAAATCCTTCAGTTTGAGACGCTGACGAACACTGTGCAGGCCATATTACGAGTTTCTGCACGGGTGCTTAGCGGTGTCGTAGTGTTTGCTGTTGGCCTGTACTTTGCCAACTTGGCGTTTCGCCTGATTCGCAACATGGGGGGGAGTCAGGCCAACTTCTTAGCCCAGGCTGCCCGGATCGCTTTAATCACCTTGGTAGGTGCGATGGGGCTACAGCAAATGGGTGTGGCTACCGATATCGTGAATTTGGCGTTTGGTCTACTGCTGGGGGCAGTGGCGGTGGCGATCGCGATCGCCTTTGGCTTAGGTGGCCGCGATATTGCCTCTGAACAAATTCGTGAATGGCTCAATGCCTTTAAGCAAGGGCAGTAA
- a CDS encoding SRPBCC family protein, translated as MTNSQVFEQSVQIQASSTTVEHCVTDRELMHQWLNPALRCEPMGAAWDTELGGQSRFVIQIPLLAPALVSTVVEREPGLIVWAFEGFFKGRDRWECQPTTTGTQLLNRFEFSIPNPLISFGFETFAAKWTKQDMEAQLKRLKGVAERVEATSKQQ; from the coding sequence ATGACAAATTCTCAAGTCTTTGAACAATCTGTGCAGATTCAGGCGAGTTCTACCACGGTTGAACACTGCGTCACCGACCGGGAACTCATGCATCAATGGCTCAACCCAGCGCTGCGCTGTGAACCGATGGGGGCCGCCTGGGACACCGAACTGGGAGGCCAGAGCCGCTTTGTGATTCAAATTCCGCTGCTAGCGCCAGCCCTCGTCAGCACCGTTGTAGAGCGAGAACCGGGGCTAATCGTTTGGGCCTTTGAAGGCTTCTTTAAAGGACGCGATCGCTGGGAATGCCAGCCAACAACGACAGGCACTCAACTCCTCAATCGCTTTGAGTTCTCTATTCCAAACCCTCTGATCAGCTTTGGCTTTGAAACGTTTGCTGCCAAATGGACAAAACAGGATATGGAAGCTCAGCTAAAGCGCCTTAAAGGGGTTGCAGAAAGGGTAGAGGCAACTTCTAAACAGCAATAG
- a CDS encoding tetratricopeptide repeat protein, translated as MNRSFAVAILTLIWGVIGCTETEQPLSFRSVSVSSELQTALAYPVFLEDPQTAVTYRQAGLEARQQGDFAAAISTLKTAVALAPRAVSGYVLLGWTQHLAAQRNEAIGTLRQALEHDSEHVPALNALGIAYLVNGDLEPAIATHTQAKTLQADNEIAYYNLSLAYQRLPDIPAAVDHAARATELEPYNPHPWVALALAHWSHQDAAAAQSAYQEALRLDARYFDANHLEHLARAGFSSDQIQRVDEIRTQF; from the coding sequence ATGAACCGCTCTTTTGCCGTTGCCATACTGACATTGATTTGGGGAGTCATTGGGTGCACGGAAACCGAGCAGCCCCTGTCCTTCCGGTCAGTTTCTGTTTCCTCGGAGCTGCAAACTGCCCTAGCGTATCCTGTCTTTTTAGAAGACCCTCAAACTGCGGTGACCTATCGGCAAGCGGGCCTGGAGGCGCGACAACAAGGGGATTTTGCGGCGGCGATCTCCACCCTTAAAACCGCAGTAGCGTTGGCACCTAGAGCGGTTTCTGGCTATGTCCTGCTGGGGTGGACACAGCATTTAGCCGCGCAAAGAAATGAGGCGATTGGAACCCTAAGACAAGCCTTAGAACATGACAGTGAGCACGTTCCGGCGCTGAATGCCCTGGGCATTGCCTATCTGGTAAACGGCGACTTGGAACCGGCGATCGCCACCCACACCCAAGCTAAAACCCTGCAAGCTGATAATGAGATTGCCTATTACAACCTGAGTCTGGCCTATCAAAGGTTGCCTGATATCCCGGCTGCGGTAGATCATGCCGCCCGTGCCACCGAGCTAGAACCCTATAACCCTCATCCTTGGGTAGCGTTAGCCTTGGCCCATTGGAGTCATCAAGATGCGGCAGCAGCCCAAAGCGCCTATCAAGAAGCCCTCCGTCTTGATGCCCGCTACTTTGATGCGAACCATTTAGAGCACCTTGCCCGAGCCGGGTTTAGCTCAGATCAGATTCAGCGGGTGGATGAGATTCGCACACAATTTTAG
- a CDS encoding redoxin domain-containing protein, producing MPPISASAAPQSKLFSQRFWRSFLPLPASNRLQLGDRAPDFTLTEVSTRQPYRLSQHWGERPTVIAFTRIFTERHYCPICFPHLIALNDAAEKFQAAGAQLLLITSTPLAPSQIIRTDLMLQAPLLCDPSCQVFRQYGTGQALGAPLSAQFVLDKYGRIRFWHRFSFLVPNAEPRQLLYTLATLPADS from the coding sequence ATGCCCCCTATTTCTGCTTCCGCTGCGCCCCAGTCTAAACTCTTCAGCCAGCGGTTTTGGCGGAGTTTTCTGCCATTACCCGCTTCTAATCGCTTGCAGTTGGGCGATCGGGCGCCAGACTTTACGCTTACAGAGGTGAGCACACGTCAACCCTATCGCTTGTCTCAGCATTGGGGAGAAAGGCCCACCGTGATTGCATTTACGCGCATCTTCACAGAGCGTCATTATTGTCCTATTTGTTTTCCTCACCTGATTGCCCTCAACGACGCAGCAGAAAAATTTCAGGCTGCTGGGGCTCAGCTGTTATTGATCACTAGCACCCCCTTAGCCCCAAGCCAGATCATTCGGACTGATCTGATGTTGCAAGCGCCCTTACTGTGTGATCCCAGCTGTCAGGTCTTTCGTCAATATGGAACTGGGCAGGCGTTAGGTGCCCCACTATCGGCCCAGTTTGTCCTAGATAAATATGGTCGCATTCGCTTCTGGCACCGGTTTTCATTTTTAGTGCCTAATGCTGAGCCTCGGCAGCTCCTCTACACGCTGGCAACCCTCCCAGCAGACTCGTGA
- a CDS encoding peroxiredoxin: MTSPVEGCLRVGQSAPDFTATAVVDQEFKTIKLSDYRGKYVVLFFYPLDFTFVCPTEITAFSDRYSEFKDLNTEVLGASVDSEFSHLAWIQTDRKQGGVGDLNYPLVSDIKKEISSAYNVLDPDAGVALRGLVIIDKEGVIQHSTVNNLSFGRSVDETLRVLQAIQYVQAHPDEVCPAGWKPGEKTMTPDPVKSKEFFAAV, from the coding sequence ATGACGAGCCCAGTAGAAGGCTGTCTCCGTGTCGGTCAATCAGCTCCCGATTTCACTGCAACGGCTGTTGTTGATCAGGAATTCAAAACCATTAAACTTTCTGATTATCGCGGCAAGTATGTAGTTCTGTTCTTTTATCCCCTAGATTTTACATTCGTTTGCCCTACTGAAATTACAGCATTTAGCGATCGCTACTCTGAGTTTAAAGACCTGAATACTGAAGTCTTAGGTGCCTCCGTTGATAGCGAGTTCTCACACCTCGCCTGGATTCAGACTGACCGTAAGCAAGGCGGCGTCGGTGATCTGAACTATCCTCTCGTTTCAGACATTAAGAAAGAAATTAGCTCTGCTTACAATGTGCTAGACCCTGATGCTGGGGTTGCCCTCCGTGGTCTAGTCATCATTGACAAGGAGGGTGTTATCCAGCATTCAACCGTTAACAATTTATCCTTTGGTCGGAGTGTAGATGAAACCCTGCGGGTGCTGCAGGCTATTCAGTATGTACAGGCTCACCCTGATGAAGTTTGTCCGGCTGGCTGGAAGCCTGGCGAGAAGACGATGACCCCTGATCCCGTCAAGTCTAAAGAGTTCTTCGCGGCGGTCTAA